AGGGGATGCAGATTTAAGGGATGGGAAAATCGGGAGATTCGAGACACGGTAGGGTGAAAATTACTTTGCCAAAAACCACCGTGCACGGAGGAATATGCTGTACCTGTTAGTAGGAAACTGCACACTCACTGACGATCGACCAGTAAACGGTACAACAAACGAACAACGAAAAATGTACTTCACAACTGTGTTCTTGAagggttgatttgtttttgtgtcaCTTTATCCAACAAAAAGACGTACGGTTTGCTTCCTAGTTATACTTtacattacataaaaaaaaaacaaatgttcaaGAGTTCCGATCTTGATTTAAAATGGTCAATCTTTAACAACTGCAGCTTCGCATTCGCCACACTTAAAGTATCGTCGATCCAGCACAGCTcaacaatacacaaaaaaacagctttaTTAAAATGTTGATTGAATGCATTTATTCCATCCCAGAATAGAACCCGCTCTAACTGGGTCATCTTAAGGGACGGGCAGAGTCTTTGTTCTCTCGACAGGATTAAATCGGAAAACGAAACAAGACAAAATGGGTGCACCGAACAATTTCACGGCACGGTGCACAGCTCTTGTGAAGTATGCATTTTTGCTCTGACATGGATTCTTATGAATAACACACTGGATTTCATCGATTTCTTGGCTTAGGcggaaaaaatcaaattttccaGCATTTTAGAAACAGATTTAACCTTGAacgatttgtttaattaaaattttaaaatttgtagGAAATTTTACGCAACTACACGAATTCAGTATCTGTTTTCAAATATCTTCTTTTTGTTGACATCTGAACTTTAAACATAAGAAAAATacgaaacataacaaaataataGCAATTATAATTTGGTACAAATTTAATGTACTTAAGTACTTTTCAGTAAATTAAACAAAGTAGAACCATCCTTTTTCATAAAAAGCctatacttaaaaaaaatgaattgttttaaattgacaacaaacttttaaaattatgAACACGAATCATACTATAATACCACAGATTAACATCCATCGAGCGCATGACCCTATCGATAGCTTTCAAGACCCAAAGCGATGGcgccaaacaaacacacctacCGCACTCGGTCGGTTGATTTTTAACAATCACTTCGGGAAGTTTTAAATGCAAGCAAAcccatttttaaaaaaaaacatcaaccaccaTTATTATTGCTCGTAGTAATTATCCTCAtggcagggggggggggggggattccGCTTGGTCGTCGGTTGGTGAACTAGCTCCATTTCCCAGACACGCGATATCCACCACAGCTGGGTAAAATCATAGCACGGCTAAATACGCATGCAAATGAGCTCCGTTTTTTGCCGGAGTGAAAAATCCACTACCCTTACCGTTCGGGGGTTTCCATTTCACAGGGGTTCGCGTATGCGGAAGTGAATAGTTTgtggattaaaaaaaaacaagggcGAAGAGAAACAGGGTTGATGGGagcattccttttttttcgttcgagCGAACTTCACAATACACTCCCCAGTGACAGTGCTGCCCATTAATGACGTCTCGACATTTTTGAACCACATACACTCATACACTCTCCGGTGGGTATTTGTAAGTGGATGACACACTCACAACATGTACACGTGTTGGTAAAAATATTAATCTGTCTTAGTCATGATCACAGGCTAATgagataatttataatattaagCAATGCGACATGCAACTCACGAACACTTGTTTGCATGTTCGACGGTCATATTTTTCTACGCTTGTGCAGGGGTTTTCAAGCTGCTAGAAATTCACAAAAGATCATCAAAATCGCTATCATTGAATGACACAACAGGAATCAGGAATAATACAATTGCAGCACATGGTAGCACAACTGTGTCATTAATTATCACAaaaccaatatggcggcaacaGTGAGGCATAAAAGTGCGAacgatgaaatgaaaaattgctaTGCAGTAACTGAATAACATTGTACAAAATGAAAACTGGACCTTGAAGCCGTATATAATATTTACTACCttgtttaaacttttttttttattgcttaaaTTTTTGCAGACAAAAGGTCAAATTAAATAGTCAAAAAAATTCGCATTACATTAGCAAAAAATAGTCCTTTTTCCACGCGTTATTAAAGTGCAAGATAGTTTATAGtattgacgaaacaaaaacatgtttCTATCGTAAGTTGTGTAGATTTATCTCCTGGTAAATTGTTCAATCCACTAGCATTTATACTTCATTAATAcctatttattaattttatgctATCATGTGCCATTATTACGCTATCATCTGCTGCAATCGTATTATATCTGATGTGCTTATGCCTTCGGAGACCATGGGGTTTCttatgctgcttttttttggtagaCATAAAGTGTTGATTTAACATCAGAAAACCCTGCAATAGCATATTACGCCCCTCCCTATTTGACTGAACTGCCCTTCTGCTCGTAGCGTTGATTGTAAAATTAGCTTAACGTGAATATATGTGCCATATCGTTTTGCTGGTGTATGCCATGTGGAGCTGCTGGAGCGAATAAGGAATACGGTAAGCAAGTACGTGTATTGGTGGTATTGTATGCGTGTGAACATTAAGGCAAAAGCCAATAGACGGATTAATACACAGGCACCCAGGTACAGCATAATTCATCGCGCGTACAGCGTAATCAAGAGGCAAGAAAGGAGCAGGGCGTGTAGATTTCAATACGAGACAGTGTGCAAGGGGTGTATGTCTATATTGTATACCTGCATACGGAGGTTTGGAACTGGAACCGGAAGTTCGGAATGTGtgctacaaaaacaaaaaacataaccaAGACAAAGCAACACACAAGGActtggggggtgggggggaagGTCCTTCAGGCCGGTAACATTAAGTACGGGATCAGCGATGTGCGAATCTTCGGCAAGTGTTTTCCAAATCTACAACAGAAGCTCCGAACGGGAAGCGGTACGCTCCGAGTGCGTGCGATGGTGAAggggaggttgttttttttttttttgcagtaacttgcagcagcaataggGCGAACCAGTGGCCCAACCAACAGCACTTTGTAAAAGAGTGTGAAAATAAGGAAAACGGTAGTGGGGAGAAGAAGGGGGCAGGGGCTCCGTGGTGCAGAGGGGAAGAGCGGAGCGGGAATGGCAGGAATAGTTACTTCGATTGGTGTTGCTGGTGTCGCGCCGCATCCCCATTGCTGGCGGCCGGTTGctgttgattttgttgctgctgctgctgctgctgctgctgttgttgcgccTTCGCCGCGAGGTCCTGCTCGCTCGAGTCCTTCTTCCGGCGGGGCCGCCTCATCAACGGATCCGTATCGGTGGCGCCAGCCCCCCGCCCCGCCGCACCCCGGTTCCTTGCCGCGGCACCGCCACCACCCCCTCCACCGCTGCCGGTTGGGCcggtggggtggggttttgGTTTCGGCTGTTCCTGCTCCTTTACCGTTGGCAGGCCCCGCTTCGCCTTCCCGGTTGCCTTCGTGCCTTTGTTCGTGTCGGTTGCACCGGTTCCACCACCGTGACAGCAGGTGGCGGTTGAGGTGGAGGACGAACGGCGCCGGGTTTTACAGTAGCGGGCGAAGAAACACTGGCAGGAACCGGACAGGTTCGAGTCGTCGATCGTGTGCGGCGTGTCGACGGTGTACTCGGAGTAGAGCGACACGGTACCGGCGGTGGCAAGCGGCGCCAGCTTCGTGTGAATGTTGttgccgttgctgttgttgttgttgttgttgttgagttgATTAAAGTACTCGTGCTCGTCCAGGTACGCCTGCTGCAGGTACAGCTCGAAGTTGAGCCCGTTCGCCTGCACCGGGTTAACGTACAGATGGTGTCCGCCACCATTTTGCTGCATCGGCAGCACGGTTGCGGgcggttgttgttgatgctgctgctgctgttgaggCATCTGCTGGCTGTTGTTGTTCTCGATGTCAAGCTGCGAACGGTGCTCCTGCTTCTTGCGCTCGTCCTTGCCGTGGGCGTAGTGGTGCTGCGTCTGCAGATAAGCGCCGGGGGGTGGTGTGCTGGTGGGCGGCGGTTGCGTTGCGGGCGTCGTACCGAGAACGGTCGTTGGCATAGTGGTACCGTTCCGGTGCGGCGGTACCGCAACCGTTGCCGGCTGCTGTACGGTGGCGGTTCGGTTCGCTTGCTGCGGTGGAAGCGGCGGTGCGGTGGGAGCACCGGCGGGGGGTGCGGTATTGCAGCACTCCAGCGATTCGGCCCCGGTACTGGCGGCACCCATTGCCGCACAACAAAACGCGCTGCTTGTGCGTCCGATTGCCTACCTGCAGGCGCTTTATGCGATGCTTTCGTTTGATCGTTGTT
This window of the Anopheles moucheti chromosome X, idAnoMoucSN_F20_07, whole genome shotgun sequence genome carries:
- the LOC128306629 gene encoding uncharacterized protein DDB_G0283357-like codes for the protein MGAASTGAESLECCNTAPPAGAPTAPPLPPQQANRTATVQQPATVAVPPHRNGTTMPTTVLGTTPATQPPPTSTPPPGAYLQTQHHYAHGKDERKKQEHRSQLDIENNNSQQMPQQQQQHQQQPPATVLPMQQNGGGHHLYVNPVQANGLNFELYLQQAYLDEHEYFNQLNNNNNNNSNGNNIHTKLAPLATAGTVSLYSEYTVDTPHTIDDSNLSGSCQCFFARYCKTRRRSSSTSTATCCHGGGTGATDTNKGTKATGKAKRGLPTVKEQEQPKPKPHPTGPTGSGGGGGGGAAARNRGAAGRGAGATDTDPLMRRPRRKKDSSEQDLAAKAQQQQQQQQQQQQNQQQPAASNGDAARHQQHQSK